The bacterium sequence GCCAAAACAAATTTATTTACATTATATCGCACACTTGCATCAAGCAGAGTAACAGTACCTTCAATATTTACTTTCTGATAAAGCTTTGGATTCTCAATAGAAGGCCTGACACCCGCCCTCGCAGCAAGATGAATTACCGAATCAAACTTATGTTTGTTAAAAATATCTTCAATAAAAGAAACATCACAAATATCACCTTCTTCAAGAAGATAATTTCCGCTGCCCATAGCGTTTTTAATGTTGTGCCGTTTTATTAAAGGATCGTAATAATTATTGAAATTGTCAATGCATACAACAAAATGCCCTTCTTTAAGAAGATACTCTGTTAAATGCGATCCAATAAACCCTGCACCTCCGGTGACAAGAATTTTCATTAATCGGCCTCTTTAATATCTGTAATAACTGTATCCTTCATGAGCCACATCAACACCTGCACAATTTAATATTGCTCCCACTATTGTTGTTTCTACGGTTTCGAACAGCTCTAATTTTCTTTTTATATTTTCCTTATTCGTCATTCCAGACCTTATAAGTACGGCCACTCCGTCAACAAGAGTACCGATTATAACCGCGTCTGTAGCAGCCATCAGCGGGGGGGTGTCAAAAATGATAAAATCAAAATCTTTTGATACCTCTTCGATAAAATCTTTCATCTGCTGGGATCCTAATAATTCCGAAGGATTAGGGATAAGCGTTCCGCATGTAATAAGTGAAAGATTAGGTATGTACGTCTCATGCATAACATTTGACAGAGTTGCAATCCCAGTAAGATAGTTTGTCAATCCGGGTTTTTTTGAACAGTCGAAAGTGTTATGAAGCACGCCGCGCCTTAAATCAGCATCAATTAAAAGTGTTTTTGATTTCTGTTGTGCTGTTGTAATTGCAAGATTGGCCGCTGTAAAAGACTTACCCTCCCCTGGTGCTGCACTGCCTATAACGAGGCTCTTAATTCTACCGAATTTTTTAGAATAAAACAAACTTGTACGAAGGCTCCTGTATGCCTCCCCAACCGGCGTGGGTGAATAATCATGCGTAACTATCTGGGAGCTGATACTCTTTGCCTTTTCGTCATCGGGCAGCTGAAAATCTTTAAATTTAACTGTAGGTATAACACCCAATATAGACAAATTCAGATAACGTTTTACATCTTCAGGGTATTTAATGCTTTTGTCGAGAATCTCCTTTGTCAAGACTATTCCGATACCAAGAAAGAACCCGAGCAGAACACCGATTATTGCTTTAAGCTTTTTACTTCCTGTTATCGGGGCTGTAGGAGGCACAGCCGGGTCAAGAACAGAAACCTGTTCGGAAACACTTACAGCAGAGATCTGAGCCTCTTTATACCTTTTATAAACCATATTGTAAAGTTCTTCATTTGTATTTCTTTCCCGTGTAAGTTTTATTAATTCTATCTCTTCAGCAGGAAGTGATTCCAACAGACTCTTCAGCTTCTGAATATTTGCATTCATCTCCTTATTTTGCCGGTCCAGATCTTTAACCTTTTTTTCCGCAAGTTCATAAATCCGGTTCTCAAGATTTGATATACGGCCGCTTATTTCAATAACATAGGGATTCTGTACCGGAGCACCGTTTTTTATCAGTTCACCTCTCGCTCTGTCAGAATCTAGAAGCTGCTGGTTTATCATTGACATTGCCGGATCATTCTGGAATACCGGAAGCTGAGGTATCTGTCTGTAAACATAACGTGCTGAGACACCGGTTGTAATATCAGTAACATTCGGATCAAGCTTTTGCAAAAGCATCTCAAGCTCTCTTTTAGCCAGGTTATTTTGTTTTATTTTAACAGCAAGATCGTTAAGTGTGCTTACAGTATTTTCATTCTGTTTTGTAAGGCTTATCGGGTGCTGTATTCTAAACCGTTTTAAAGTATAATCGGATTTGTTTAACTCTGCTTTAGCCACCTTCAGCTCTTTTTTAAGGTGGCTGCTGATAAGTGTTGACTCCTCCCTGTTCATTGCCATACTTTTTTCAACAAAAATATTTGCCAGCCTGTTAACAGTCTGGCTTACAAGTACAGGATTAGTATCACGTAATATAATTTTCATTACATTGCCTGACCTGCTGTTTATTATCTTTTCTCTTGATCTTAAATTATTAACTGTGGACTGAAACGGATTTATATAAAAATGAATAACTGACCTCCTGCCCACTATATCCTCTTTCAGTGAAAATCTTAACCCGTTATAAAATACCGTATCCTGAATAAAAGATGAGGCATGCAGGCTGTCAAGCCGAACTCCATTGTAATAGAAAGAACAATATCCGGAAGGATAAAAAATTAATTTATAATCTCCGGGGACAGGCCTCCTTGTTGTTGAAAAATGGGAAAAGACTTCATGCCGTTTTAAAGGTGCCAGATGGTCTGATTTTTCCATCTTTAAAGTAAGCCCTAAATCCGCTGTTACTTCCTCTGCAAACCTCCTGCTTTTAAGTCTTAAAATTCTATTGTCTATTTTAGTAGAAGAAATATTTTTTACATTATCAAAAGTTATCAAAGCTGTAGTTTCATAAAGAGGCGGCTGCTTTTTTACATAGATAAGCCATGGCACGGATACCAATATTGTAACAAGGCCTATAAACCACCATCCCTTTACAAGAGCCGAAATATATCTTTTTAGATCTACACCACCCTGCTCAGCCTGCTGTTCTTCAAAAAAATCTTCCATAAAAACTGTCTCCATTCAGTACAAACATAATATTAACAGGAATCAACATTTTAATAATTTCTGGATTTTAACCTTAAATACAACAGCAGTACCGATGCTGCCAAATTTATAATACCAACTAAAAATGCTATACTAAGCTCATTCTTCCTTGGTGCAATAATCTGATCTCCGGATTCAATACCAACCTCTTCAAGAGAAATCCCTGCCTCAAAACTTTCAAGAAGTTTTTTAATAACAACCTTCCCCCCCCTCTCAGCTCTTAAACCCTCAAGATTGCAGTTGCTTGTCGGGCCTCCTGCCAAAGCAACAACATCCCACAAAGAACTTGAAGGGTCAACTCTGTACGCTCCAGGCCTGTTAAAAGCACCCTGAAGAGTAAGGCGTATTAACGGCCTGATACTGACATAAGGATGGTTCAATTGAGAGGAGTATTTATCAATCAGAATCTGTTCAAGTTCATAAACAGTAAGCCCCTTAATCCTTACCTGTCCGATAAGTGGCATGATTATATTGCCGTCTGGTTTAATCGTATAATCTCCGCTGATATCTCTGTTCTGTTTTTGCCCCTGGAAAAGTTCCCATATTTGAATTCGGACTGCATCGCCTGGCTGAAAAATTGTCAATGATCGGGCAGAATTCCTCCACTGTGAACTCCTCTCCGCCTGTGCAAACAGAGCACTTGCATTTATAAACAATAGTACACCTATTATCAGCATAACTCTTTTAATAACAAGGCTGTTACATGTCTTAAATTTCATATTCATCAATCTATCCTTTCTATCCACAATCCAAACTTTTTCTAAATAAGAATAAAATTGCAAATAACATACCATCATTACAATCTTGACAATTTGTTCATAAAAAAGCATCCGCTCTGCGGATGCTGATAAAACTATCAATACATATTGCTTCTACCTTGAACGATAGAAGCGGTAACGTTTCTCCTTCGTTTCCAGATTTAAATTTTTAAGTATGGAACGGAGTTTAAACAGTCCAATCCTGATATTGCTGTATTTCCCTGATCTGAGCGTATCTCTGATATGCCAAATACTTGCCAATGGCTGCTCAACAACAATCTCTTTTATTTTTTGTTCCAGGGGAGAATCACTATTCATATCATGAAAACCAGCACCCTGCTTTGAAGATTGTTCCGCAAAATCCAAATCTTCCGAATGCCTCTTTTGAAGTCTGCTCAACAGATCCTTTTCAGTTGCAATAACAGGTTCACCTGCTTCTGAAATATCTATCCCGCGAATAATATCAAACTCATCAACCGCTTCTTCAACTGTCTCATACGAATTGAGAATCTTGTTAAATTCAAGCATTTCAAAAACTTCAAACACCTCGGGCATCATTTGTGCAACTTTTAAATCTCCGCCATTTTGACGGATATTTTTAATCTCTCCCACAAAGACACCCCATCCTGCACTGCTGATATATGACACATTGCTTAAATCAGAAACAATAAGATAACGATTCTTGTCGTACAATGACTGGAATACTCCGGCAAGTTCCTGACATGTTGCAGTATCCACACAACCTTTGATTTCCATTAATGCTATATCAAGACGCGAGCCGACAAAAGAGACTGAAACTTCAATACCCTGAGCTTCCATCATATCAAAACTCTCCTTGCCGGTGCAAAATAATATTAAACTTATTGCTTTTCATTAACACACTTTTCATACAGCGATACATATCTTGTTGCAGCAATCTCCCATGAGCTGTTTCT is a genomic window containing:
- a CDS encoding polysaccharide biosynthesis tyrosine autokinase encodes the protein MEDFFEEQQAEQGGVDLKRYISALVKGWWFIGLVTILVSVPWLIYVKKQPPLYETTALITFDNVKNISSTKIDNRILRLKSRRFAEEVTADLGLTLKMEKSDHLAPLKRHEVFSHFSTTRRPVPGDYKLIFYPSGYCSFYYNGVRLDSLHASSFIQDTVFYNGLRFSLKEDIVGRRSVIHFYINPFQSTVNNLRSREKIINSRSGNVMKIILRDTNPVLVSQTVNRLANIFVEKSMAMNREESTLISSHLKKELKVAKAELNKSDYTLKRFRIQHPISLTKQNENTVSTLNDLAVKIKQNNLAKRELEMLLQKLDPNVTDITTGVSARYVYRQIPQLPVFQNDPAMSMINQQLLDSDRARGELIKNGAPVQNPYVIEISGRISNLENRIYELAEKKVKDLDRQNKEMNANIQKLKSLLESLPAEEIELIKLTRERNTNEELYNMVYKRYKEAQISAVSVSEQVSVLDPAVPPTAPITGSKKLKAIIGVLLGFFLGIGIVLTKEILDKSIKYPEDVKRYLNLSILGVIPTVKFKDFQLPDDEKAKSISSQIVTHDYSPTPVGEAYRSLRTSLFYSKKFGRIKSLVIGSAAPGEGKSFTAANLAITTAQQKSKTLLIDADLRRGVLHNTFDCSKKPGLTNYLTGIATLSNVMHETYIPNLSLITCGTLIPNPSELLGSQQMKDFIEEVSKDFDFIIFDTPPLMAATDAVIIGTLVDGVAVLIRSGMTNKENIKRKLELFETVETTIVGAILNCAGVDVAHEGYSYYRY
- a CDS encoding polysaccharide biosynthesis/export family protein — protein: MNMKFKTCNSLVIKRVMLIIGVLLFINASALFAQAERSSQWRNSARSLTIFQPGDAVRIQIWELFQGQKQNRDISGDYTIKPDGNIIMPLIGQVRIKGLTVYELEQILIDKYSSQLNHPYVSIRPLIRLTLQGAFNRPGAYRVDPSSSLWDVVALAGGPTSNCNLEGLRAERGGKVVIKKLLESFEAGISLEEVGIESGDQIIAPRKNELSIAFLVGIINLAASVLLLYLRLKSRNY
- a CDS encoding STAS domain-containing protein, with product MMEAQGIEVSVSFVGSRLDIALMEIKGCVDTATCQELAGVFQSLYDKNRYLIVSDLSNVSYISSAGWGVFVGEIKNIRQNGGDLKVAQMMPEVFEVFEMLEFNKILNSYETVEEAVDEFDIIRGIDISEAGEPVIATEKDLLSRLQKRHSEDLDFAEQSSKQGAGFHDMNSDSPLEQKIKEIVVEQPLASIWHIRDTLRSGKYSNIRIGLFKLRSILKNLNLETKEKRYRFYRSR